A single genomic interval of Microbacterium hydrocarbonoxydans harbors:
- a CDS encoding histidinol-phosphate transaminase: protein MGRVTASLSDLPLRDDLRGLTPYGAPQAPLPIALNVNENTHPVPDAVASDILDDIAVALRDVNRYPDREFTTLREGFAEYLGHGLQPEQIWAGNGSNEVLQHILQAFGGPGRTAFSFAPTYSMYPLIAQGTGARWIAGARQPDYTITPDEAAAQVEELDPDVILLCSPNNPTGTPLGLDVVEAVYEASRGIVIVDEAYQEFAPHEAPSALTLLDGRPRLAVSRTMSKAFAFAGARVGYLAADPAFIDALRLVRLPYHLSALTQAAAIAALRNSEVMLGMVEEIVEQRDRISATLEALGYTPHESWSNFVLFGGVAEPQRVWQQLYDRGVLIRDVGIPGHLRVTAGTEAETTAFLDALASIGSAS, encoded by the coding sequence ATGGGAAGGGTGACTGCATCACTGTCTGACCTCCCGCTTCGCGACGACCTTCGAGGCCTCACGCCGTATGGCGCTCCTCAGGCTCCGCTTCCGATCGCCCTGAACGTCAACGAGAACACGCATCCCGTGCCGGATGCCGTGGCGAGCGACATCCTCGACGACATCGCGGTCGCATTGCGGGATGTGAATCGGTACCCCGACCGTGAGTTCACAACGCTGCGCGAGGGATTCGCGGAGTATCTCGGACATGGACTCCAGCCCGAACAGATCTGGGCGGGCAACGGATCGAACGAGGTGCTCCAGCACATCCTCCAGGCGTTCGGGGGACCGGGGCGCACGGCGTTCAGCTTCGCACCGACGTACTCGATGTACCCGCTCATCGCCCAGGGCACGGGCGCGCGCTGGATCGCAGGCGCCCGCCAGCCCGACTACACGATCACGCCCGATGAGGCGGCCGCGCAGGTCGAGGAGCTCGACCCCGACGTCATCCTGCTGTGTTCCCCGAACAACCCCACGGGCACCCCGCTCGGTCTCGACGTGGTCGAGGCCGTCTACGAGGCGTCGCGCGGCATCGTGATCGTCGATGAGGCGTACCAGGAGTTCGCGCCGCACGAGGCGCCGTCGGCGCTGACTCTGCTCGACGGGCGACCGCGCCTCGCGGTGTCGCGCACGATGAGCAAGGCCTTCGCGTTCGCGGGAGCACGAGTGGGCTATCTTGCCGCCGACCCCGCGTTCATCGACGCTCTCCGCCTCGTGCGTCTGCCGTACCACCTGAGCGCCCTGACACAGGCGGCAGCGATCGCCGCTCTGCGCAACTCCGAGGTCATGCTGGGCATGGTCGAGGAGATCGTGGAACAGCGCGATCGCATCTCCGCCACCCTCGAGGCGCTGGGGTACACGCCCCACGAATCGTGGTCGAACTTCGTCCTGTTCGGCGGCGTCGCCGAACCGCAGCGGGTCTGGCAGCAGCTCTACGACCGAGGCGTCCTCATCCGCGATGTCGGAATCCCTGGACACCTGCGCGTCACCGCCGGCACCGAGGCGGAGACCACCGCGTTCCTCGACGCCCTCGCCTCGATAGGATCGGCTTCATGA
- a CDS encoding LysM peptidoglycan-binding domain-containing protein, with protein MSTITFSTAAVVLPVRPATRLKLTARGRRVVLAIAAVPLAVGIGFAALSGGSAMASGEQVATASFATVTVMPGDTLWSIAESIAPAADPREVIGDITRLNVLHGGELQIGQELAIPAQYSE; from the coding sequence ATGAGCACCATCACCTTCAGCACCGCAGCAGTAGTTCTTCCGGTTCGCCCGGCGACGCGGCTCAAGCTGACGGCGCGTGGCCGCCGTGTCGTCCTCGCGATCGCGGCAGTGCCGCTCGCCGTGGGGATCGGCTTCGCCGCTCTCAGCGGCGGCAGCGCGATGGCATCGGGAGAGCAGGTGGCCACCGCGTCGTTCGCCACCGTGACGGTGATGCCGGGCGACACCCTGTGGTCGATCGCCGAGAGCATCGCACCGGCTGCCGATCCGCGCGAGGTCATCGGCGACATCACCCGCTTGAACGTCCTGCACGGCGGCGAGCTGCAGATCGGTCAGGAACTGGCCATCCCCGCGCAGTACTCCGAGTGA
- a CDS encoding prolyl oligopeptidase family serine peptidase, producing MSSPFGTWPSPFSPATVATAAPRIDGALFVGEEIWWGESVPSEGGRLTVRSSTGADILPAPWSARSRVHEYGGGAWTADDDGTLYFVAASDQRVHRMPRGGTPAPLTPAGPAHGGLRLQQGRLFAVREDLTQDPHRRAIIEIPTDGSAHDDASRLHVVVEGESFYAHPALSPDGTRIAWVEWSGRRMPWQHAALKLSDGATAVELPARAALQPEWLDDTELVYADDPSRRWTLHRQRIENLRALGPAEPVGDDDVDADTGYGLWVLGNRWYRPLDDGRLVAVRTEGRDEVVLLDHDGAARVLELPADGHVSVDDVSGTRVLLSGNSSTTSPGVWCVDVDSGEVTAITGAEPVDPDWMPAASSLVVKGAHGDVHAFVYSPANPTTSAPEGELAPYIVWVHGGPTAHVTGAASAAIAFWTSRGIGVLDVNYGGSTGYGRAYRERLDGAWGVVDVDDVIAAARGLAEAGLADPHRIAIRGGSAGGWTVLSALVRGGTFAAGISRYGVADLRMLTAHSPDFEAHYIDGLVGPLPEAEDLYVDRSPLTHADRIDVPVLLMQGADDRVVPPSQSEAIRDALAARGIDHEYVLYPGEGHGFRAKETIVDALEREYSFLGRVFGFATES from the coding sequence ATGTCGTCGCCGTTCGGTACCTGGCCCTCTCCCTTCTCCCCCGCCACTGTCGCCACCGCCGCACCACGGATCGACGGCGCCCTATTCGTCGGCGAGGAGATCTGGTGGGGCGAATCCGTCCCCTCCGAGGGCGGGCGCCTGACCGTGCGCAGCTCGACCGGGGCCGACATCCTTCCCGCCCCCTGGAGCGCTCGCTCGCGGGTGCACGAGTACGGCGGCGGGGCATGGACAGCCGACGACGACGGCACTCTCTACTTCGTGGCCGCTTCAGATCAGCGCGTGCATCGGATGCCGCGGGGCGGCACACCGGCCCCGCTGACCCCCGCGGGCCCCGCCCACGGCGGCCTGCGGTTGCAGCAGGGCCGCCTGTTCGCCGTCAGGGAAGACCTGACGCAGGACCCTCACCGCCGGGCGATCATCGAGATCCCCACCGACGGTTCGGCGCACGACGACGCCTCTCGACTGCACGTGGTCGTCGAGGGCGAGTCGTTCTACGCGCATCCCGCCCTCTCCCCCGACGGTACCCGCATCGCCTGGGTCGAGTGGTCGGGACGGCGGATGCCGTGGCAACATGCCGCCCTCAAGCTCTCGGACGGTGCGACCGCCGTCGAGCTGCCCGCCCGCGCGGCTCTGCAGCCCGAATGGCTGGATGACACGGAACTCGTCTACGCCGACGATCCCTCCCGTCGCTGGACGCTGCACCGTCAGCGCATCGAGAATCTCCGAGCGCTCGGGCCGGCGGAGCCCGTGGGTGACGACGACGTCGACGCCGACACCGGATACGGGCTCTGGGTGCTGGGCAACCGCTGGTACCGGCCGCTCGATGACGGGCGTCTCGTCGCCGTGCGGACCGAAGGACGCGACGAGGTCGTCCTCCTCGATCACGACGGTGCCGCCCGGGTGCTCGAGCTCCCCGCCGACGGACATGTCAGCGTCGACGACGTCTCAGGCACCCGGGTGCTGCTCTCCGGGAACAGCTCGACGACATCGCCTGGCGTGTGGTGCGTCGACGTGGACTCGGGTGAGGTCACGGCGATCACCGGTGCCGAGCCCGTCGACCCCGACTGGATGCCCGCAGCCTCCTCACTGGTCGTGAAGGGAGCGCACGGCGACGTGCACGCCTTCGTGTACTCCCCGGCGAACCCGACGACGTCGGCACCCGAGGGCGAGCTCGCGCCCTACATCGTGTGGGTGCACGGCGGTCCCACCGCGCACGTCACGGGAGCCGCATCGGCCGCCATCGCGTTCTGGACGAGCCGGGGCATCGGCGTGCTCGACGTGAACTACGGCGGCTCCACCGGCTACGGACGCGCCTATCGTGAGCGCCTCGACGGGGCATGGGGCGTCGTGGACGTCGACGATGTCATCGCCGCCGCCCGCGGCCTCGCCGAGGCCGGCCTCGCGGATCCTCACCGCATCGCGATCCGCGGCGGATCTGCCGGCGGCTGGACGGTGCTGTCCGCCCTCGTCCGAGGCGGCACGTTCGCGGCGGGCATCAGCCGCTACGGCGTGGCCGACCTGCGGATGCTGACCGCGCACTCCCCCGACTTCGAGGCGCATTACATCGACGGTCTCGTCGGCCCGCTGCCGGAGGCCGAGGATCTCTACGTCGACCGCTCTCCCCTGACCCATGCGGACCGGATCGATGTGCCGGTGCTGCTGATGCAGGGAGCGGATGACCGGGTGGTGCCGCCGTCGCAGTCGGAGGCCATCCGCGACGCACTGGCTGCGCGCGGGATCGATCACGAGTACGTCCTCTACCCGGGTGAGGGACACGGGTTCCGTGCGAAGGAGACGATCGTGGATGCGCTCGAGCGCGAGTACTCGTTCCTCGGCCGCGTCTTCGGGTTCGCTACCGAGAGCTGA
- the smpB gene encoding SsrA-binding protein SmpB, with protein sequence MPRERGEKVIATNRRARHDYNIEKSYEAGMVLTGTEVKSLRQGRANLSDGYAFVKGNEVFLDSVHIPEYSQGHWTNHSAKRVRKLLLHREEIAKLQHAVSAGGYTLIPLKLYFSDGRAKVEIALAKGKREFDKRQTLRERQDTREAERAMRLRNRVGE encoded by the coding sequence ATGCCCAGGGAACGCGGGGAGAAGGTCATCGCGACCAATCGTCGCGCACGTCACGACTACAACATCGAGAAGTCGTACGAGGCGGGGATGGTGCTCACCGGCACCGAGGTGAAGTCGCTGCGCCAGGGGCGCGCGAATCTGAGCGACGGCTACGCGTTCGTCAAGGGCAACGAGGTGTTCCTCGACTCCGTGCACATCCCGGAGTACTCGCAGGGCCACTGGACCAACCACTCGGCCAAGCGCGTCCGCAAGCTGCTGCTGCACCGCGAGGAGATCGCGAAGCTGCAGCATGCCGTCTCGGCCGGTGGCTACACGCTGATCCCGCTCAAGCTGTACTTCTCCGACGGTCGGGCCAAGGTCGAGATCGCTCTCGCCAAGGGCAAGCGCGAGTTCGACAAGCGCCAGACGCTGCGCGAGCGTCAGGACACCCGCGAGGCCGAGCGCGCGATGCGCCTGCGCAACCGCGTCGGCGAGTGA
- a CDS encoding DUF2510 domain-containing protein, producing the protein MEMPIHAVCVDHDFEGNTMTTPAGWYDDGSGRQRWWDGTQWTEHFAPVAEAPAAESAVEATAADAAAEASSTEDDLDATHDRASAETSTGSAAEAETADSIQSVAAVESQSWNTPAPTDAADDTVGQSASQTPAEDVAAPDAAPAWAASESPAATPADSAVESAPQQDFVAPGGTGPTAPLDGDVPPYANAAPSYPAAAPSYPGAAPSYPGAAPAQPGAYPTAPGYPAAAPSYPGAAAYAPAGQNYGAPGGYPPAYGAAAPAAPAGISIVGIVGLGLAALGTLLACIPVTFVFGWILLAAGFIVSLISLFLKGKKWPGITGLILSVVGTIIAVIVAIVFAVASVADAVDDLPTDSPSSGTEDGTDTPEVVEGELGAPVTIEQLSGTSEVTINSAKWATTDGSSIESTNGGYVILDVTFEGISGTSYVNPFYFSIETAEGAEGTYDYYVDGIVAEELAAGDTITGTITFDVAQSESYEIIFTDELLEEVARISITPSAG; encoded by the coding sequence ATGGAGATGCCGATCCATGCCGTCTGCGTGGACCACGACTTCGAGGGGAACACCATGACGACGCCTGCAGGCTGGTACGACGACGGATCCGGGCGCCAGCGCTGGTGGGACGGCACGCAGTGGACGGAGCACTTCGCACCCGTCGCGGAGGCCCCGGCAGCAGAGTCCGCCGTCGAGGCGACCGCCGCAGATGCTGCTGCGGAAGCATCCTCCACCGAGGACGATCTGGATGCCACCCACGACCGGGCATCGGCCGAGACGTCGACGGGGTCGGCCGCGGAGGCTGAGACCGCCGATTCGATCCAGTCCGTGGCCGCGGTGGAGAGCCAGTCCTGGAACACCCCGGCACCGACGGATGCCGCAGACGACACGGTCGGGCAGAGCGCGTCGCAGACACCCGCCGAAGACGTCGCAGCCCCCGACGCCGCACCCGCGTGGGCGGCCTCAGAGTCCCCGGCGGCCACGCCTGCCGACTCCGCCGTCGAGTCCGCCCCGCAGCAGGACTTCGTCGCCCCGGGAGGCACCGGTCCGACGGCGCCGCTCGACGGCGACGTGCCGCCCTACGCGAATGCCGCCCCCTCTTACCCCGCCGCAGCGCCCTCCTACCCTGGCGCCGCTCCCTCCTACCCTGGCGCAGCGCCCGCGCAGCCCGGGGCGTACCCGACGGCTCCCGGATATCCGGCAGCCGCTCCCAGCTACCCCGGCGCTGCGGCGTACGCTCCCGCCGGGCAGAACTACGGCGCGCCCGGCGGCTACCCGCCCGCCTACGGCGCTGCGGCACCCGCAGCCCCGGCCGGCATCTCGATCGTCGGCATCGTCGGCCTCGGTCTCGCCGCCCTCGGCACGCTGCTCGCCTGCATCCCGGTCACCTTCGTGTTCGGCTGGATCCTGCTCGCCGCGGGCTTCATCGTGTCGCTGATCTCGCTCTTCCTGAAGGGCAAGAAGTGGCCGGGCATCACCGGGCTCATCCTGTCCGTCGTTGGCACGATCATCGCGGTCATCGTCGCGATCGTGTTCGCGGTCGCGAGCGTCGCCGACGCCGTCGACGACCTGCCGACGGACTCCCCGTCCAGTGGCACCGAAGACGGCACCGACACCCCTGAGGTCGTCGAAGGCGAGCTCGGTGCTCCCGTGACGATCGAGCAGCTCTCGGGCACGAGCGAGGTCACGATCAACTCGGCGAAGTGGGCGACCACCGACGGCTCGAGCATCGAGTCGACCAACGGCGGCTACGTCATCCTCGATGTCACCTTCGAGGGCATCTCCGGCACGAGCTACGTGAACCCCTTCTACTTCTCGATCGAGACCGCCGAGGGCGCAGAGGGCACCTACGACTACTACGTCGACGGGATCGTCGCCGAGGAGCTCGCGGCCGGCGACACCATCACCGGCACCATCACGTTCGATGTCGCGCAGAGCGAGTCGTACGAGATCATCTTCACCGACGAGCTCCTCGAAGAGGTCGCGCGCATCTCGATCACGCCGTCCGCCGGCTGA
- the ftsE gene encoding cell division ATP-binding protein FtsE: MIRFENVTKRYRGTARPALSGVDFEVQRGEFVFLVGASGSGKSSCLRLILREDVPTTGRVAVLGRDLRSLANRKVPYFRRHIGSVFQDFRLLPSKTVYQNVAFTLQVTGSSRGFIQQAVPEALALVGLDGKQKRMPHELSGGEQQRVAIARALVNRPQVLLADEPTGNLDPATSVDIMQLLARINAGGTTVLMATHEAAFVDQMQRRVIELRDGEMVRDEVHGGYGDTSNIPRLVPEEVRGAAAAAALTAVQEVQRQTSDLSIVRAALAEELSAQRKAAAASSDAVPTASETPEAQAAPLEEPVVEQPVVEQVAARMPGETTPVAPAGPRTHPIVLPEVDVAELGVADRLGLSDDGAEEVGPTS; encoded by the coding sequence ATGATTCGGTTCGAGAACGTCACGAAACGCTACCGCGGGACCGCGAGGCCCGCGCTGTCCGGTGTCGACTTCGAAGTGCAGCGCGGGGAGTTCGTCTTCCTCGTCGGTGCCTCGGGGTCCGGCAAATCGTCCTGCCTGCGGCTCATCCTGAGGGAGGACGTGCCGACGACAGGTCGCGTCGCCGTGCTCGGACGTGATCTTCGCTCGCTCGCGAACCGCAAGGTGCCGTACTTCCGGCGCCACATCGGATCCGTCTTCCAGGACTTCCGCCTGCTCCCGTCGAAGACGGTCTACCAGAACGTGGCGTTCACGCTGCAGGTGACCGGCTCCTCCCGCGGCTTCATCCAGCAGGCGGTGCCGGAGGCTCTCGCCCTCGTCGGACTCGACGGCAAGCAGAAGCGGATGCCGCACGAGCTCTCCGGTGGAGAGCAGCAGCGCGTCGCGATCGCCAGGGCGCTCGTCAACCGCCCCCAGGTGCTGCTCGCCGACGAGCCGACCGGAAACCTCGACCCCGCCACCTCGGTCGACATCATGCAGCTGCTCGCGCGCATTAACGCCGGAGGCACGACTGTGCTCATGGCCACTCACGAGGCGGCGTTCGTCGACCAGATGCAGCGTCGGGTCATCGAGCTCCGTGACGGCGAGATGGTGCGTGACGAGGTGCACGGCGGATACGGCGACACCTCCAACATCCCTCGACTCGTGCCGGAGGAGGTGCGAGGCGCGGCGGCCGCCGCAGCCCTCACCGCGGTCCAGGAGGTGCAGCGCCAGACCTCCGACCTCTCGATCGTCCGGGCGGCCCTCGCCGAGGAGCTGAGTGCCCAGCGCAAGGCCGCAGCGGCGTCGTCCGACGCCGTGCCGACGGCATCCGAGACTCCCGAGGCGCAGGCCGCACCGCTCGAGGAGCCGGTCGTCGAGCAGCCGGTCGTCGAGCAGGTCGCTGCGCGGATGCCCGGTGAGACGACCCCCGTCGCTCCCGCCGGTCCGCGCACGCACCCGATCGTGCTTCCCGAGGTCGACGTCGCCGAACTCGGGGTGGCCGATCGACTCGGCCTCTCTGATGACGGCGCAGAGGAAGTGGGCCCGACCTCATGA
- a CDS encoding DUF2510 domain-containing protein: MTTPAGWYDDGSGRQRWWDGSGWTQHTVESAPPAPQAESAPVPASAAPVQASAAQGAAASAPVEQPFVAPHVWQAPSPAADAGADPYPRADAPSAIAQNPYPWSGQPGAYPGQFTPAQPKTRASILGIIGLAVVVVGVILSCIPVISVVGWVLLGAGFVASLVSLFLPGTKWPGITGLAVGVVGSVLAIGVGLLSLGMTGLASPTPSPSASAEESEDPGADGGLPEGTETVPIGDLEVGHCLPLIEWDDEIYELPIVPCDQPHTDEVYLIFDAPDGDFPGDDELQRLATEKCDAGFATFIGVPYEESELDNYWFVPTEASWNRWNDRAIQCIAVSYEEITGTLEGAAR, translated from the coding sequence ATGACGACCCCGGCGGGGTGGTACGACGACGGCTCGGGCCGTCAACGCTGGTGGGACGGCTCGGGGTGGACGCAGCACACCGTCGAGTCCGCCCCTCCCGCCCCGCAGGCCGAGTCTGCACCGGTGCCGGCCTCTGCCGCGCCGGTGCAGGCCTCGGCAGCACAGGGCGCAGCCGCCTCCGCGCCGGTCGAGCAGCCCTTCGTCGCTCCGCACGTGTGGCAGGCGCCGAGCCCGGCAGCGGATGCCGGCGCCGACCCGTATCCGCGTGCTGACGCCCCGTCGGCGATCGCGCAGAACCCGTATCCATGGTCGGGCCAGCCCGGCGCGTACCCTGGTCAGTTCACTCCCGCGCAGCCGAAGACCCGGGCGTCGATCCTCGGCATCATCGGACTCGCGGTGGTCGTCGTCGGCGTCATCCTGTCGTGCATCCCGGTGATCTCCGTCGTCGGCTGGGTGCTGCTGGGCGCGGGCTTCGTCGCCTCGCTCGTCTCGCTCTTCCTTCCGGGGACGAAGTGGCCGGGCATCACGGGTCTGGCGGTCGGCGTCGTCGGCTCGGTGCTCGCGATCGGCGTCGGGCTGCTCTCGCTCGGCATGACCGGGCTCGCCTCCCCCACTCCGTCGCCGTCGGCCTCCGCCGAGGAGTCCGAGGATCCGGGCGCGGACGGCGGGCTTCCCGAAGGCACCGAGACGGTGCCGATCGGCGACCTCGAGGTCGGGCACTGCCTGCCGCTGATCGAGTGGGATGACGAGATCTACGAGCTCCCGATCGTGCCCTGCGACCAGCCGCACACCGACGAGGTCTACCTCATCTTCGACGCGCCGGACGGCGATTTCCCGGGTGACGACGAACTCCAGAGGCTCGCCACGGAGAAGTGCGACGCGGGCTTTGCGACGTTCATCGGGGTGCCGTACGAGGAGTCCGAGCTCGACAACTACTGGTTCGTGCCGACCGAGGCCTCGTGGAATCGGTGGAACGACCGGGCGATCCAGTGCATCGCGGTGAGCTACGAGGAGATCACCGGCACGCTCGAGGGCGCCGCCCGCTGA
- the prfB gene encoding peptide chain release factor 2, translated as MLELDLSADIQALRLTYGDIREVLDVETIRSDIARLSEEAGAPDLWDDPERAQKVTSALSHRQSALARVEGIGRRLDDLEVLVDLANEMGDEDSAVEARAELNALTEIINQLEVQTLMDGEYDERSAIITIRSGAGGDDATDFAEMLMRMYLRWAERHKYPVKVLDTSYAEGAGIKSATFEIDAPYAFGTVSVEAGTHRLARISPFGSADKRQTSFAAVEVIPLMEEATEVDIPESDIRVDVFRSSGPGGQSVNTTDSAVRLTHLPTGIVVSMQNEKSQIQNRAAAMRVLQTRLLLLQKEEEAAKKKELAGNITASWGDQMRSYFLYGQQLVKDLRTGHESGNPAAVFDGDLDGFISAGIRWRKRKEED; from the coding sequence ATGCTCGAACTCGATCTCTCCGCCGACATCCAGGCCCTGCGACTCACCTACGGTGACATCCGCGAGGTGCTCGATGTCGAGACCATCCGCTCCGACATCGCCCGCCTCAGCGAGGAAGCCGGCGCGCCGGACCTCTGGGACGACCCCGAACGCGCCCAGAAGGTGACCAGCGCGCTGAGCCACCGGCAGTCGGCGCTCGCCCGGGTCGAGGGGATCGGTCGTCGGCTCGACGACCTCGAGGTGCTCGTCGACCTCGCGAACGAGATGGGTGACGAGGACTCCGCCGTCGAGGCCCGCGCCGAGCTCAACGCGCTCACCGAGATCATCAACCAGCTCGAAGTGCAGACGCTGATGGACGGCGAGTACGACGAGCGGTCCGCGATCATCACCATCCGCTCCGGTGCCGGCGGCGACGACGCCACCGACTTCGCCGAGATGCTGATGCGCATGTACCTGCGCTGGGCCGAGCGTCACAAGTACCCCGTGAAGGTGCTCGACACCTCCTACGCCGAGGGTGCGGGCATCAAGTCCGCGACCTTCGAGATCGACGCCCCCTATGCCTTCGGCACCGTGTCGGTCGAGGCCGGCACGCACCGTCTGGCCAGGATCAGCCCCTTCGGCTCGGCCGACAAGCGCCAGACCTCGTTCGCCGCGGTCGAGGTCATCCCGCTCATGGAGGAGGCGACCGAGGTCGACATCCCCGAGAGCGACATCCGCGTCGACGTCTTCCGCTCGTCCGGCCCCGGTGGCCAGTCGGTCAACACCACCGACTCCGCCGTGCGCCTCACGCACCTTCCGACCGGCATCGTCGTGTCGATGCAGAACGAGAAGTCGCAGATCCAGAACCGTGCTGCCGCGATGCGCGTGCTGCAGACCCGCCTCCTGCTGCTGCAGAAGGAGGAGGAGGCTGCGAAGAAGAAGGAGCTCGCCGGGAACATCACCGCGAGCTGGGGCGACCAGATGCGCTCGTACTTCCTCTACGGCCAGCAGCTCGTCAAGGACCTGCGCACCGGACACGAGTCCGGCAACCCGGCCGCCGTGTTCGACGGCGACCTCGACGGGTTCATCTCGGCCGGCATCCGCTGGCGCAAGCGCAAGGAAGAGGACTGA
- the lexA gene encoding transcriptional repressor LexA yields MSENSAPESDVPRTRRRKSLSPKQMAILEVIQTSISRHGYPPSMREIGDAVGLKSLSSVTHQLGQLELSGYLRRDPGKTRAMEVLIDLPGTSGENPADVATPVGDAALVPLVGRIAAGVPITADQQVEEIFPLPRQLVGKGDLFMLNVSGESMIDAAICDGDWVVVRSQNSAENGEIVAAMLDGEATVKVLRRRDGHTWLLPRNSAFEPILGDEAVILGKIVAVLRAV; encoded by the coding sequence ATGAGCGAGAACTCCGCACCCGAGTCCGACGTCCCGCGAACGCGTCGCCGGAAGAGCCTGAGTCCCAAGCAGATGGCGATCCTCGAGGTCATCCAGACCTCGATCAGCCGGCACGGCTACCCGCCCAGCATGCGCGAGATCGGCGACGCCGTCGGCCTGAAGTCGCTGTCGAGCGTCACCCATCAGCTCGGTCAGCTCGAGCTCAGCGGCTACCTGCGGCGCGATCCGGGCAAGACGCGTGCCATGGAGGTGCTCATCGACCTGCCCGGTACGAGCGGCGAGAACCCCGCCGATGTCGCGACGCCTGTCGGCGACGCCGCACTCGTCCCCCTGGTCGGGCGTATCGCCGCCGGGGTTCCGATCACCGCCGATCAGCAGGTCGAGGAGATCTTCCCCCTTCCCCGGCAGCTCGTCGGCAAGGGCGACCTCTTCATGCTCAACGTCTCGGGCGAGTCGATGATCGACGCGGCGATCTGCGACGGCGACTGGGTCGTCGTCCGGTCGCAGAACAGCGCGGAGAACGGCGAGATCGTCGCGGCCATGCTCGACGGCGAGGCCACGGTCAAGGTGCTGCGTCGCCGTGACGGCCACACGTGGCTGCTGCCGCGCAACTCCGCGTTCGAGCCGATCCTGGGTGACGAAGCCGTCATCCTCGGCAAGATCGTGGCCGTGCTGCGCGCCGTCTGA
- the ftsX gene encoding permease-like cell division protein FtsX, translated as MRIGLILTEVLGGLRRNISMVISVVLVTFVSLTFVGAAILMQAQIGTMRGYWTERAQVAVYMCSDISEQDTCVDGGASEDQVNAVRDQLEGEALAPLISEVTFDSKEDTYAKLVDQLGEDQASVITPDQAFEVFFVTMKDPGQSQVIAEAFNGVAGVEQVQDQLQYLEPLFSALTVATYIAVGIAVLMLIAAILLIGTTIRLSAYARRKEIGIMRLVGASNRFIQTPFVLEGVFAAFLGSVLASAAVVAGVHFGVDGYLRGRVPFITTWVSMRDAAIVVPVLIGIGVVLAALSAGFAIRRWLRT; from the coding sequence ATGAGAATCGGACTCATCCTCACCGAGGTCCTCGGCGGCCTGCGGCGCAACATCTCGATGGTGATCTCCGTCGTCCTGGTGACCTTCGTCTCGCTGACCTTCGTCGGCGCAGCCATCCTCATGCAGGCGCAGATCGGCACGATGCGCGGTTACTGGACCGAGCGGGCGCAGGTCGCGGTCTACATGTGCTCGGACATCTCCGAGCAGGACACCTGTGTCGACGGCGGTGCCTCTGAGGACCAGGTGAATGCCGTCCGCGACCAGCTGGAGGGCGAGGCGCTCGCGCCGCTCATCAGCGAAGTCACCTTCGACTCGAAGGAAGACACCTACGCCAAGCTGGTCGACCAGCTGGGCGAGGACCAGGCCAGCGTGATCACGCCGGACCAGGCGTTCGAGGTGTTCTTCGTGACGATGAAGGACCCTGGGCAATCCCAGGTCATCGCGGAGGCGTTCAACGGCGTCGCCGGGGTCGAGCAGGTCCAGGACCAGCTGCAGTACCTCGAACCCCTCTTCTCGGCCCTCACCGTCGCGACGTACATCGCCGTTGGGATCGCCGTGCTCATGCTCATCGCCGCCATCCTGCTGATCGGCACGACCATCCGGCTATCCGCGTATGCGCGGCGCAAGGAGATCGGGATCATGCGTCTGGTCGGCGCCTCGAACCGCTTCATCCAAACGCCGTTCGTGCTGGAGGGCGTCTTCGCCGCATTCCTCGGGTCCGTCCTGGCGAGTGCCGCCGTGGTCGCAGGTGTGCACTTCGGTGTCGACGGCTACCTGCGAGGGCGCGTCCCGTTCATCACGACCTGGGTCTCGATGAGGGACGCCGCGATCGTGGTGCCGGTCCTGATCGGCATCGGCGTGGTGCTCGCCGCGCTCTCGGCAGGCTTCGCGATCCGTCGCTGGCTGCGCACGTGA